The Leucobacter rhizosphaerae genome includes a region encoding these proteins:
- a CDS encoding ABC transporter substrate-binding protein has protein sequence MMKHTLTGLAAVAAAALALTACSAGGSAGGGDAPEGNVPLNIGNFLDVTSWDPALADIGFDGPYLSAVYDPLVVVDGDGVPQPALATAWEVSDDFTTITMDLRTDAVFSNGEAFDAAAAVQSLDYLKAGVRSQEAYQKVESFEAVDEDTIAIHLTERDDTILYFMGLGRSYMMAPAAIADGSLATAPVGSGPYTLGDATVPGAEYHFDKVADHWDAAAFPFDPLVVSPLSDPTAMLNGMEGGQFNVIYGDQTAIDMAADSGWNVSSGLAAWVGLQFTDRAGATEMGTPLGDVRVRQALNHAFNGPEMLQAIGQDNGAATNQVFPADTTGNLPELNDLFAPDIETAKQMLADAGYPDGFAVKMPMAPPFQPYQASVEQVFDELGITVTWDEYQFMDYMANAPTYPMFVGVISMDGNAVATVERQIAKPQWYNPTTGLDSFPEIQAQTDKVFAADPGDAQTQEIETLNEMITNEAWFDVWYQSNNSYVSTAEFTVTPVIGMMFPTLRHINLAG, from the coding sequence ATGATGAAGCACACTCTGACGGGGCTCGCGGCGGTCGCCGCCGCGGCTCTCGCCCTCACCGCCTGCTCGGCCGGCGGGTCCGCCGGGGGCGGCGACGCACCCGAGGGCAACGTCCCCCTCAACATCGGCAACTTCCTCGACGTCACGTCGTGGGATCCCGCGCTCGCCGACATCGGCTTCGACGGCCCCTACCTGTCGGCGGTCTACGACCCGCTCGTTGTGGTCGACGGCGACGGTGTGCCCCAGCCCGCGCTCGCCACCGCGTGGGAGGTCTCCGACGACTTCACCACGATCACGATGGATCTCCGCACCGACGCGGTCTTCTCGAACGGTGAGGCCTTCGACGCCGCGGCCGCCGTGCAGAGCCTCGACTACCTCAAGGCCGGTGTCCGCTCACAGGAGGCCTACCAGAAGGTCGAGAGCTTCGAGGCCGTCGACGAGGACACGATCGCGATCCACCTCACCGAGCGCGACGACACGATCCTCTACTTCATGGGCCTCGGACGGAGCTACATGATGGCCCCGGCCGCGATCGCCGATGGCAGCCTCGCGACCGCACCGGTCGGCTCCGGGCCCTACACCCTGGGCGACGCCACGGTGCCGGGTGCGGAGTACCACTTCGACAAGGTCGCCGACCACTGGGACGCGGCGGCGTTCCCCTTCGACCCGCTCGTGGTCTCGCCGCTCAGCGACCCCACCGCCATGCTCAACGGCATGGAGGGCGGCCAGTTCAACGTCATCTACGGCGACCAGACGGCGATCGACATGGCCGCCGACTCGGGATGGAACGTGAGCTCCGGGCTCGCCGCCTGGGTCGGGTTGCAGTTCACCGATCGGGCCGGCGCCACGGAGATGGGCACGCCCCTCGGCGACGTGCGGGTGCGCCAGGCCCTGAATCACGCCTTCAACGGGCCCGAGATGCTCCAGGCGATCGGCCAGGACAACGGGGCCGCGACGAACCAGGTGTTCCCGGCCGACACGACCGGAAACCTGCCCGAGCTGAACGACCTCTTCGCTCCGGACATCGAGACGGCGAAGCAGATGCTGGCCGACGCCGGCTACCCCGACGGCTTCGCGGTGAAGATGCCGATGGCGCCGCCCTTCCAGCCCTACCAGGCCTCGGTCGAGCAGGTCTTCGACGAGCTCGGGATCACCGTCACCTGGGACGAGTACCAGTTCATGGACTACATGGCCAACGCGCCGACCTATCCGATGTTCGTCGGGGTGATCTCGATGGACGGCAACGCGGTCGCCACGGTGGAGCGGCAGATTGCGAAGCCCCAGTGGTACAACCCGACGACCGGCCTCGACAGCTTCCCCGAGATCCAGGCGCAGACCGACAAGGTCTTCGCGGCCGATCCCGGCGACGCCCAGACCCAGGAGATCGAGACCCTCAACGAGATGATCACGAATGAGGCGTGGTTCGACGTCTGGTACCAGTCGAACAACTCCTACGTGTCGACGGCCGAGTTCACGGTGACGCCGGTGATCGGGATGATGTTCCCGACGCTGCGCCACATCAACCTCGCGGGCTAG